Genomic DNA from Marinobacter sp. LV10MA510-1:
GAACAACTTTACTGTGCGCAGTTGCTCAAAGGCACTGTTTTGCATTTTCTTGCGGTCGGCCTGTGTCACGGTATGGCTTGTCAAGATGATGAAGTGCAAGATTTTGTGAATATTTGGAAGGCTCATTTTTCAGAACTTCTGGAAGAGCTGCCCTCCCACTTCGAAAAAGTGATGTTGAGTGGGCGCTCGGTCGAGAGTGATCCATGGGTTAGACGCTTTATCATCGATGACGATCCAGAGTTTGAGTGACTGTCATCCATTTTTTTGCGGGTCGCGGGTGATGGTTACGTTTTGTTACAAGAGTGATGTGATTTATTCTAAAGATCTGAATCGAGGTGCCGTTAAGTGAATTAACAGGGCGAGGCACCCCAGCAGATTTACACGGGAGCCACGTCTTAACTAAAGAAACGTAAAGGTTTAAGGAGAAGTATCATGGCCCTCGGAATTAATACTAACGTAGCCTCCCTCAGTGCTCAAAACCAGTTGTCTCGTTCCCAGAATATGAACGATCAAGCGTTGGAGCGTCTGTCCTCAGGCTTACGGATCAACTCAGCCAAGGACGATGCCGCTGGTCTGGCTATCTCTACACGATTCGATACGCAAATTCGCGGGTTGACCGTTGCTCAGCGTAACGCCAATGACGGCATCTCGATGGCACAGACCGCTGAGGGTGGCTTGGACGAAACTGTTAACAACTTGCAGCGTATCCGTGAATTGGCTGTTCAGGCTGCAAATGGTTCTATTACCTCGGATGATAGAGAGCTACTTCAAGATGAAGTAGGTGCGCGAATTTCTGAAATCACACGAATCAGTGAAGAGACCACTTTCAACAACCAGAAGGTTCTTGATGGCACTCTTGGAAGCTCTGTTTCATTCCAGGTTGGTTATAAGAAGGACCAGACGATTGATGTGAACTTCGCATCAAATATGTCGTCTTCCGGGCTTGGTGCTTCAGGTGCTAAAGTCAGCGCTATAGACATTTCAACCGCCACTGGAGCTATCGCAGCGCTTGGCGTTCTAGATGGCGCCCTCGGAGAAGTCAATGAGTTTCGCTCTGAATTGGGTGCGGTACAGAATCGCTTTGAGAGCACAATTAACAATTTGTCGACAAATATTTTAAACGCAAGTGCTGCAAACGGTCGGATTCTCGACGCAGACTTCGCTGCTGAATCTGCTAAGCTGGCTAAGTCTAATGTGTTGCAGCAGGCAGGTATCTCAGTACTGGCGCAGGCCAATGCTCGCCCCAACCAAGTTCTGTCTCTCCTGCAGTAATAAGGGTAGCAAGGTGGCTGTCGGCTGTCCTTTAGGGGGGCCGACTTCGCGTTGCCAGAGAAGAGTGAGGTGAATAATGAATGACATTAATCTGAGCGGCACGGGTTTTAAACTGTTGCCTTTCGATAGTTTTTCATCATCATCGGAAAACGCGTCATCTCGGAACGAAGGCAACCGTGTTTCTACTCAGGTAGGGGCTTCATCGGTGGATCAGAAGCTGCACTCCCAATTGCTTGATGTTCAGAAATTTTCTGAGCTTGAGAAAGTTGGAGCGCAGTCTGTCGAGCGGGTTGGGCTGCTAAGCGATGCGGTATTGCAGTTGAATGATTATGTTCAGTCTGTTA
This window encodes:
- a CDS encoding flagellin domain-containing protein, with protein sequence MALGINTNVASLSAQNQLSRSQNMNDQALERLSSGLRINSAKDDAAGLAISTRFDTQIRGLTVAQRNANDGISMAQTAEGGLDETVNNLQRIRELAVQAANGSITSDDRELLQDEVGARISEITRISEETTFNNQKVLDGTLGSSVSFQVGYKKDQTIDVNFASNMSSSGLGASGAKVSAIDISTATGAIAALGVLDGALGEVNEFRSELGAVQNRFESTINNLSTNILNASAANGRILDADFAAESAKLAKSNVLQQAGISVLAQANARPNQVLSLLQ
- a CDS encoding flagellar protein FlaG produces the protein MNDINLSGTGFKLLPFDSFSSSSENASSRNEGNRVSTQVGASSVDQKLHSQLLDVQKFSELEKVGAQSVERVGLLSDAVLQLNDYVQSVSRDLQFEVNSEMGQTIVRVVDQKTQEVIRQIPDEVALKLAENLLQDEPLTLFSLKV